In a single window of the Drosophila albomicans strain 15112-1751.03 chromosome 3, ASM965048v2, whole genome shotgun sequence genome:
- the LOC117570469 gene encoding synaptotagmin-11 isoform X1, which produces MSGLGPAACWLAHKRIESWSRMAKERVGAVRRVTLDRNSADEGSSASAGVSCAPTLPGSDGVPSTTPPPPQPMTPPPSASSVTSTTSGIGSVSAGSVSDSCDLPTDSEEVNISKESQPIQPPTQLHGIPGVPNHPMPGDVMRGPAEVFHSPLHLHHQSRSFPPRLQRTPSISSQSSVDSAPSRQSGHRGSSPQIRTFGPDGRSSLPSEPAFPHHLARSPSPMRTISLDARCGSPASTDVSDLRTPSPSQSSLASLASAGPGVGVGSSGNMVMGAAGGSVGCKGVGVGGIGVAGGRCLSPLLIPPRAQPGVDPTVGPASPLGALQPDLYRMPDGPVYLTAPGTSHAVGRLHLRVKYDYHLFDLTVHLIEAHNLSPIEEGGFRDPYVRLMLQPDVDNRKRQTHIHRGESNPYFDQHFKFPVSRDQLQGKELVLQVLDYDRYSHNDIIGEVRISVDGLDLSKSVEIWGDLLRTKKPKEDRPELLCSLNYLPQAERLTIVIMKARNLDTLTEPYVKIYLIQNGKRIKKKKTSITKSDDPTNPIWNEAFTFNLQSNYLHNSAIEIYVVGAGSEATEIGCCGLGPQESGTGCQHWHDMINNARKPTAMWHYIR; this is translated from the exons atGAGTGGCCTAGGTCCAGCAGCCTGCTGGCTGGCACACAAGCGCATCGAGTCGTGGTCCCGCATGGCCAAGGAACGCGTCGGTGCTGTGCGTCGCGTAACTCTTGACCGCAACTCGGCCGACGAGGGGAGCAGTGCCAGCGCCGGTGTCAGTTGCGCACCAACGCTGCCCGGAAGCGATGGTGTGCCGTCAACgacgccaccgccaccgcagCCAATGACACCGCCGCCATCGGCTTCGTCGGTTACCTCGACCACCAGCGGCATAGGCAGCGTCTCGGCTGGCAGTGTCAGCGATAGCTGTGACTTGCCCACAGATTCAGAG GAGGTGAACATTTCAAAGGAGTCACAACCCATACAACCACCCACGCAGCTGCATGGCATTCCGGGTGTGCCCAACCATCCGATGCCGGGAGACGTAATGCGCGGCCCCGCCGAGGTGTTCCACAGCCCGTTGCACTTGCATCATCAGAGCCGCTCGTTTCCGCCGCGTCTGCAGCGCACGCCTTCCATCTCCAGCCAGAGCAGTGTGGACAGCGCTCCGTCCAGGCAGTCG GGACATCGTGGCTCTTCTCCCCAAATACGCACCTTTGGACCCGATGGACGCAGCTCGCTGCCCAGTGAGCCGGCGTTTCCCCACCACCTCGCTCGCTCGCCCAGTCCCATGCGAACGATTTCACTGGACGCACGCTGTGGCAGCCCGGCTTCCACTGATGTCAGTGACTTGCGAACGCCAAGTCCTTCTCAGAGCAGTTTGGCCTCGTTGGCCAGTGCTGGACCTGGTGTCGGTGTTGGATCATCTGGCAACATGGTGATGGGTGCAGCTGGTGGATCTGTGGGCTGCAAAGGTGTCGGTGTTGGTGGCATTGGAGTGGCTGGTGGTCGTTGTCTCTCCCCCTTGCTGATACCACCGCGAGCTCAACCTGGCGTCGATCCAACTGTGGGTCCCGCTTCGCCTCTCGGCGCCCTACAGCCCGATCTCTATCGTATGCCTGATGGACCAGTCTACTTGACGGCTCCGGGAACTAGCCATGCTGTAGGTCGGCTGCACCTACGGGTTAAATACGACTATCATCTCTTCGATTTGACAGTTCACTTGATTGAAG CCCACAATCTGAGCCCCATTGAGGAGGGCGGCTTTCGGGATCCCTATGTTCGCCTCATGCTACAACCTGATGTGGACAATCGCAAACGTCAGACGCACATACATCGTGGTGAATCCAATCCTTACTTTGATCAGCATTTCAAATTTCCGGTTTCTCGTGATCAACTGCAGGGCAAGGAATTGGTTCTACAGGTGCTCGACTACGATCGCTACTCGCACAATGACATCATTGGAGAAGTGCGCATTTCTGTCGATGGTCTCGATCTATCCAAATCAGTTGAG ATCTGGGGCGATTTGTTGCGCACTAAAAAGCCAAAGGAGGACCGACCGGAGCTCTTGTGCTCCTTGAACTATCTGCCACAGGCGGAACGCTTGACCATTGTCATAATGAAGGCAAGAAACTTGGATACGCTGACAGAGCCTTATGTCAAG atttatcttattcaaaatggcaAACGCattaagaagaagaagacaagCATTACCAAGTCCGATGACCCCACCAATCCCATCTGGAACGAGGCGTTCACTTTCAATCTACAATCTAATTATCTACACAACTCTGCCATCGAG ATCTATGTGGTTGGCGCTGGCAGCGAAGCAACGGAAATTGGATGCTGTGGCCTTGGGCCACAGGAAAGTGGCACGGGCTGCCAGCACTGGCATgatatgattaacaatgcacGCAAGCCTACGGCCATGTGGCACTACATCCGCTAG
- the LOC117567731 gene encoding uncharacterized protein LOC117567731, which produces MQDLTREEAIAFNACEPQHNNNNHNHNNISNRHTTTAVNNNKAQMCTSMVVPKFQKLSHDLLTNIKLEVDSGSNLESELWQQTAVNERLRLELNSTKLLLQGSDDPLISHGASNDPHDEDQDYPFKTLLARKTEEQQAVPVAVHNGAQCSTLTKQQLKANLMNGRKVQQQRSQPLDEFASSPSAAAVSVAVATQRATRQSKSKKRSNANGAMKLRFHHQALPAEYAAHYEATQGRQVSAARTMPVEAPVVKAAPPTTNHSHENVRSWLRKIAEIQRNAERQQQAQANCKEAKKSTVATAVATSVAPPPPPAVTLLEPLREVPLPNPKRSAMKYADLPYMGEITLDNYKPRRGRKPKKADICHLIYKNYGTIIPATPATATTATTSAQHFPAVADLKSTPALLSQRSGPNTLPAAGFVNLVDEPLNLCMRDQSSDRYSISSGDSERPSTDLNATADFYRPEDNKPFSLEFTEDKKSRISAKLLLKPMGLYYQQIMETCRLGLPVETIEKDNQLALKIPIPNGFFANMNPTAPTAAASPAAKREPLEQQQQQQSPEAVTPPAMRKRKRSAIFIPPMPAEHSSSPSTEVSICKFKFTGGAKPTLQEKKMLSVDAEGNYRYYNGTGDRSMRGYEFISRDQQQQQQQTQSQSHSISSNGSSDNKLYIDIPPPSTDLSLELLHIPPESPTSSLLMSSSLVPVEPQSPSCYSSSHSPMRLSTPHPEDYHKRTEELPQRTFSSPTPAAVVAATKRRSSRRSKQREKLEKTFKEKGFLIQTQQLQSAEGATYCKFRQLKKFTRYLFRNWKDHIPESDLDKHAGKDSDTRVIENMLAGQIGLGLEGLGATQTAANQAT; this is translated from the coding sequence ATGCAGGATCTAACGCGCGAAGAGGCCATCGCCTTCAATGCTTGTGagccacaacacaacaacaacaaccacaaccacaacaacatcagtaATCGGCACACAACAACTGCAGtcaacaataataaagcaCAAATGTGCACCAGCATGGTGGTGCCCAAGTTCCAGAAGCTCTCACATGACCTGCTTACCAACATCAAACTGGAGGTGGACAGCGGTAGCAACTTGGAGTCGGAATTGTGGCAGCAAACGGCAGTGAATGAACGTCTGCGTCTCGAGTTGAACAGCAcaaaactgctgctgcagggCTCCGATGATCCGCTAATCTCGCACGGAGCCAGCAACGATCCGCACGATGAGGATCAGGATTACCCCTTCAAGACGCTGCTGGCACGCAAGACCGAGGAACAACAGGCAGTCCCAGTGGCAGTGCACAATGGAGCACAATGCAGCACATTGACGAAGCAGCAGCTCAAGGCGAACCTGATGAACGGACGCAaagtgcagcaacagcgaTCACAGCCACTGGATGAATTCGCTTCAtcgccatcagcagcagcagtctcTGTTGCGGTTGCAACACAGCGAGCCACACGTCAGAGCAAGTCCAAGAAACGTTCGAATGCCAATGGTGCCATGAAGCTGCGCTTCCATCATCAAGCTCTGCCCGCCGAATACGCTGCCCACTACGAGGCCACTCAGGGTCGCCAAGTGTCGGCGGCACGCACAATGCCAGTCGAGGCGCCCGTGGTCAAAGCGGCGCCACCGACCACGAATCATTCGCATGAGAATGTGCGCAGCTGGCTGCGCAAGATCGCGGAGATTCAGCGCAACGCGGaacgacagcagcaggcgCAGGCCAACTGCAAGGAGGCCAAGAAGAGCACAGTGGCAACTGCGGTAGCCACCTCTGTAGCACCGCCTCCGCCGCCAGCTGTCACGTTGCTGGAACCGTTGCGAGAGGTGCCTCTTCCCAATCCGAAGCGGAGCGCCATGAAGTATGCCGATCTGCCGTACATGGGCGAGATCACACTGGACAACTACAAGCCCCGACGCGGACGCAAGCCCAAGAAGGCGGACATCTGTCATCTGATCTACAAGAACTATGGCACCATTATACCAGCGACACCAGCAActgcaaccacagcaacaacgtcGGCTCAACATTTTCCAGCTGTTGCTGATTTGAAGTCGACTCCGGCTTTGCTTTCCCAGCGCAGCGGACCTAACACACTTCCAGCTGCGGGATTTGTCAACCTGGTGGATGAGCCACTGAATCTGTGCATGCGAGATCAGTCCAGCGATCGCTACTCCATCTCTAGTGGGGACAGCGAGCGACCCTCCACGGACCTCAATGCAACAGCCGACTTTTACAGGCCAGAGGATAACAAGCCTTTCTCGCTGGAATTTACGGAGGATAAAAAGTCGAGAATCTCCGccaagctgctgctgaagcCGATGGGATTGTATTACCAGCAGATAATGGAAACCTGTCGCTTGGGTTTGCCCGTGGAGACCATTGAAAAAGACAATCAGCTAGCCCTTAAGATACCCATACCAAATGGATTCTTTGCCAACATGAATCCCACAGCACCAACTGCCGCTGCATCGCCAGCTGCCAAGCGAGAGCCGctggaacagcagcaacagcaacagtcaccAGAAGCGGTGACACCACCTGCCATGCGCAAGCGCAAACGCTCAGCAATCTTTATACCACCCATGCCCGCTGAACACTCGTCCAGCCCATCGACAGAGGTCAGCATTTGCAAGTTTAAATTTACGGGCGGTGCCAAGCCGACGTTGCAGGAGAAGAAAATGCTCTCTGTGGATGCGGAGGGCAATTATCGCTATTACAACGGCACCGGGGATCGCAGCATGCGTGGCTACGAGTTCATCTCCCGggatcagcagcaacagcaacaacagacacAATCGCAGTCGCATTCAATATCCTCAAATGGCAGCAGTGACAACAAGCTCTACATCGATATTCCACCACCGTCGACGGATCTCAGTCTGGAACTGTTGCACATACCACCAGAGTCGCCCACCTCGTCACTGCTTATGTCCAGCAGTCTGGTGCCCGTTGAGCCGCAAAGCCCTTCCTGCTACTCAAGTTCGCACAGCCCCATGCGACTATCAACACCACATCCGGAGGACTATCACAAGCGCACCGAAGAACTGCCACAACGCACATTTTCGAGTCCAACTCCGGCTGCTGTGGTTGCCGCGACCAAGCGACGTTCATCGCGACGCTCCAAGCAACGCGAGAAGCTAGAGAAGACATTCAAGGAGAAGGGATTTCTGATACAAACGCAGCAACTGCAATCAGCTGAGGGAGCCACCTACTGCAAGTTCCGGCAGCTGAAGAAGTTTACGCGCTACCTCTTCCGCAACTGGAAGGATCATATACCCGAAAGCGATCTGGACAAGCATGCGGGCAAGGATAGCGATACACGTGTCATTGAGAATATGTTGGCCGGACAAATTGGTCTGGGTCTTGAGGGTTTGGGCGCAACCCAAACGGCTGCAAATCAAGCCACCTAA
- the LOC117567732 gene encoding liprin-beta-2 yields MTATASEASKMLEAALQQMDGIISNSTTASVGPTTQIQAQIIPGAATAASLTSFCERNLISATNVLSTAKTLALALQQVGLAAPAPDPVTAAIISDWLETHIPRQDSDERMRRLQRDKEGLALQYQMLAERVSEQADRIIELEGLLTDKSQQLCTKEEQLQRQMISRSALETQKLELMSALSELKLHRAALECENELHANDSTTMPYGSMGNLNQKGYAADGSMAPKTPPSALRHQIKPQFHSLPRSHGAANKQRLPPNNNNNNSRVLDVNANSSGKQRNVAFASNEQILIDDSVLSVDGAAPIGDDMSMYSSFRSQSQMTPSPKLRDRSVRGIRNILGKLRRSNSSNCELTALEQAEPDEFRRGGARATAGGRIEWSAQTPLFSDATKHYSSWNAQEVCNWLTHMGLGCYQDNCRKWLKSDPSVCFFTASPVDIERELHLKLPLHRKKILLAIDDITGKEFDELTLKAANLDAAWVLRWLDDIGLPQYKDYFLQAKVDGRMLHRLTLEDLSQLHVSSCLHIASLRCGILCMRRLSWDAEGLIRRSTKLNDSNDEATSSDKESVDLWTAHRVMEWLKTIDLSEYAPNLRGAGVHGALMLYEPRFNADLLADLLSIPPSKSLLRRHLAMHFKELVGRLIIHSKRDAESAPGYLPLTITAKLKPPKRSQFTLKRRKSTKGQSEVDWTDLVCPMNAVVPVTFTTDSGKDHEGSLSSN; encoded by the exons atgACAGCCACAGCCAGCGAGGCAAGCAAAATGCTTGAGGCAGCATTGCAACAAATGGATGGCATTATTTCAAATTCGACAACAGCGAGCGTTGGTCCGACAACTCAGATACAGGCTCAAATAATACCGggagcagcaacggcagcctCATTAACGAGCTTTTGTGAGCGTAACTTGATTTCGGCCACAAATGTTTTATCAACAGCCAAGACATTGGCGCTGGCTTTGCAACAG GTGGGCTTAGCGGCGCCAGCACCTGACCCCGTAACCGCGGCAATCATAAGCGATTGGTTGGAAACGCATATTCCACGCCAGGATTCTGATGAGCGAATGCGACGTTTGCAACGCGATAAGGAAGGATTGGCGCTGCAGTATCAAATGCTTGCGGAACGCGTCTCCGAGCAGGCAGACAGAATAATCGAACTAGAAGGCTTGCTAACTGACAAGTCGCAACAATTGTGCACCAAGGAGGAGCAATTGCAACGTCAAATGATATCGAGATCGGCGTTGGAGACTCAAAAGCTGGAATTGATGAGTGCCTTAAGTGAACTCAAACTGCACCGCGCTGCCTTGGAGTGTGAGAACGAGCTGCATGCCAATGATAGTACTACGATGCCCTATGGCAGTATGGGAAATCTCAATCAAAAGGGATACGCAGCTGATGGTTCAATGGCACCGAAAACTCCACCCTCGGCTTTGCGTCATCAGATCAAGCCGCAATTTCATAGTTTACCACGCTCACATGGCGCAGCCAACAAACAGCGTCTGCCAcccaacaataataataacaatagccGTGTGCTGGATGTCAATGCCAACAGCAGCGGGAAGCAGCGTAATGTGGCATTCGCTTCCAACGAACAAATTCTAATTGACGACAGTGTGCTGAGCGTTGATGGTGCTGCTCCAATTGGTGACGATATGTCCATGTACTCGAGCTTTAGATCGCAATCACAGATGACACCATCGCCCAAGCTTCGGGATCGGTCTGTGCGTGGCATTCGCAATATATTGGGAAAGCTGCgacgcagcaacagcagcaattgtgAACTGACTGCACTGGAGCAAGCAGAACCCGATGAGTTTCGACGTGGTGGCGCGCGAGCAACAGCAGGCGGTCGCATCGAATGGAGCGCTCAGACGCCACTGTTTAGCGACGCGACCAAACATTACAGCAGCTGGAATGCACAGGAAGTGTGCAATTGGCTGACGCATATGGGCCTGGGCTGCTATCAAGATAATTGCAG AAAGTGGCTGAAGAGCGATCCAAGCGTGTGCTTCTTTACCGCATCGCCCGTGGACATTGAGCGTGAACTTCACCTTAAATTGCCTTTACATCGCAAAAAAATCTTGTTGGCCATTGACGATATAACAGGCAAGGAGTTTGATGAGCTCACACTCAAAGCGGCCAACTTGGATGCTGCTTGGGTGCTACGCTGGCTAGATGACATTGGTCTGCCCCAATATAAGGACTACTTCCTACAGGCCAAAGTCGATGGTCGCATGCTACATCGCTTGACCCTCGAAGACCTCTCGCAGCTGCATGTTAGCTCATGCTTGCATATTGCATCCCTACGCTGCGGTATTTTGTGTATGAGGCGCTTATCCTGGGACGCAGAGGGATTGATTCGCCGCTCCACGAAATTAAACGATAGCAACGATGAAGCCACTAGCTCAGATAAGGAGAGTGTTGATCTATGGACTGCACACCGCGTTATGGAGTGGTTGAAAACCATCGACTTGTCGGAGTACGCACCAAACTTACGTGGTGCTGGTGTCCATGGTGCATTGATGTTGTACGAGCCACGATTCAACGCTGATTTGCTCGCGGATTTACTTTCGATTCCGCCGAGTAAATCGTTGCTTCGTCGCCATTTGGCAATGCATTTCAAGGAGCTCGTCGGACGTTTGATCATACATAGCAAACGTGATGCCGAATCAGCTCCTGGCTATTTGCCACTAACGATTACGGCCAAATTAAAGCCACCAAAGCGTTCGCAGTTTACATTGAAACGTCGTAAGAGTACCAAGGGACAGAGCGAAGTCGATTGGACTGACTTAGTATGTCCCATGAATGCCGTTGTGCCAGTCACTTTTACTACGGATTCGGGAAAAGATCACGAAGGCTCGTTGAGCTCTAATTGA
- the LOC117567733 gene encoding vacuolar protein-sorting-associated protein 36 produces MNRFVYEQARLVESESFVSRDRNVKIYDGDQKTDFEDGEVVLTTHRLFWGRPGEIARAAVTLCLPLSYVLSLSEEETTSNFFGRKTRIIMHLRPPDVNKAPGPLDTSRAAHIKLSGKNGLSVEFHSALRETLTAKVWEISLTNETILKSPAPLGNVNDRLARIQKRTGIGGIERHLEAKAKATDENIALAFQDLSVLMAMAKDMVGISKSISSKIREQKGEISDDETVRFKSYLLSLGIDDPVTRDNFTSNTAYFNSLAQQICEMLLDPIEEHGGMMSLADVYCRVNRARGLELLSPEDLLHACEQLRGPIKLRRFPSGAMVLQLESHDDELIAIDTLEKVTAAESLAVEELAKQLGISLLLAKERFLVAERLGKVCRDESVEGLRFYPNLLLERSTG; encoded by the exons ATGAATCGCTTTGTCTATGAGCAAGCCCGACTTGTGGAAAGCGAATCCTTTGTTAGCCGTGACCGTAATGTGAAGATTTACGATGGTGACCAAAAG ACGGATTTCGAGGATGGAGAAGTGGTGCTAACTACTCACAGACTCTTCTGGGGACGCCCTGGTGAGATAGCTCGAGCAGCCGTTACACTTTGCTTGCCACTTAGCTATGTGTTGTCACTCAGCGAAGAAGAAACTACCTCAAATTTCTTTGGTCGCAAAACGCGTATTATAATGCATCTGCGACCACCAGACGTCAACAAAGCACCTGGTCCTTTGGACACAAGTCGTGCGGCTCATATTAAGCTTTCGGGCAAAAACGGACTAAGCGTTGAGTTTCACAGCGCTCTACGCGAAACATTGACGGCAAAGGTTTGGGAAATTTCACTAACCAACGAGACAATACTAAAGAGTCCGGCACCCTTGGGCAATGTCAACGATCGCTTGGCAAGAATTCAAAAGCGCACTGGTATTGGTGGCATAGAACGTCATCTGGAAGCGAAAGCCAAGGCAACAGATGAGAATATAGCGCTCGCGTTCCAGGATCTCAGTGTTCTAATGGCCATGGCCAAGGATATGGTTGGAATATCGAAAAGTATTAGTAGCAAGATACGTGAACAAAAAGGTGAAATATCTGATGACGAAACAGTGCGATTCAAGTCATATCTGCTCAGCCTAGGAATTGATGATCCTGTAACTCGAGACAACTTTACCAGCAATACAGCCTACTTTAACAGCTTGGCACAGCAGATTTGCGAGATGCTATTGGACCCCATTGAA GAACACGGTGGCATGATGTCGCTGGCCGATGTCTATTGTCGTGTCAATCGTGCTCGTGGTCTGGAGCTTCTTTCTCCAGAGGATCTGTTGCATGCTTGTGAGCAACTGCGTGGACCAATCAAACTTCGTCGTTTTCCCAGCGGAGCAATGGTCCTGCAACTCGAATCACACGATGACGAACTGATTGCCATTGATACATTGGAGAAAGTTACGGCGGCCGAGTCTCTGGCAGTGGAGGAGCTGGCCAAACAACTGGGCATTTCGCTTCTTTTGGCCAAGGAGCGTTTCTTGGTGGCAGAGCGATTGGGAAAAGTTTGCCGTGATGAGTCCGTTGAGGGTTTGCGTTTCTATCCCAATTTATTGCTTGAACGCAGCACTGGCTAG